In a genomic window of Bacteroidota bacterium:
- a CDS encoding site-specific DNA-methyltransferase, whose translation KPVKLMYHLIKLISFEGQIVLDPFMGSGSTGVACLKLKRNFIGYELEKDYFEIANIRLEKQKVEIANSLFR comes from the coding sequence TAAAACCTGTTAAATTGATGTATCATTTAATAAAACTAATCTCATTTGAAGGTCAAATTGTTTTAGACCCGTTTATGGGAAGTGGTAGTACAGGAGTTGCTTGTTTGAAACTAAAAAGAAATTTTATTGGATACGAATTAGAGAAAGATTATTTTGAAATAGCTAATATACGTTTAGAAAAACAAAAAGTTGAAATTGCAAATTCTTTATTCCGATGA